In Zingiber officinale cultivar Zhangliang chromosome 3A, Zo_v1.1, whole genome shotgun sequence, the DNA window GTATTAATATGTTCACACTTTAATATCaattatgtttgatttttttttaatctgtaGGCATTAACGCGTTCAAGGAATTGAATGTGTTAATGTTATATTACTGCTAAAAGCATTCACGTTGGCATTAACGTCAATGTGGACTCTCTAATGAGAGTAGGTTGTGGATGCCCTAAGAGCATCCGCAATGCCTTTAACGTGTGAACATGTTAATGtttgcttttttattttttattttttatttttttaatttgtaggcATTAACACTATCAAATTTTTGAACATGTTAATGCTACAGTACAATAAAAAGGTGTCAACATCGGTATTAACATTCCAAGTTTAACACGAATGTCGATGCTCTAAGAATGTATTGGTGTTAATTATTTGTGAAATAGAAGATTAATTGCATCTACAATTACCACAATCACATTAGTTTTGCATGGTTTCtgaaaaaaaccaaaaaaaaaaaaaaatcatttcgcCCTAATGTAATTTCAATTTGGTAAATGGTTGCTTTTGTGTAATTATGTGAATTTGTTTACCCttgaaataaatttgaacaataataaataaaaacccTTTTTTCCCCTTATAAGTTGCTATCGCTAATACCTTTTTCTTCTGGTAATCAACAAGGTTGTCGAGATATCAAAAGGGAGTAAAGTGAAATATGAACTTGACAAGAAGACAGGATTGATTACGGTTAGTGTTCCTGTTTTTCTTGATTCAAACAATGAAGTAAACTGCAGATTCTATTTAAGTGACAAATTCTTTGTATTTTTTGCAAAATGTATCTTTCTAATATTGATTTGTGGGCGTCACTTGCAGGTTGATCGGGTCTTGTACTCATCTGTTGTCTATCCTCAGAACTACGGTTTTGTTCCTCGCACACTATGCGAAGACAATGATCCTATTGATGTTCTGGTTCTTATGCAGGTTGATTGAAGACATATACATTTCTATCATATTCATAAAATTAGTGATGCTACTCCTAATATATGTTTTGCCTGAAATTGTTCAAATCCTATTCTCAATTATGCTGCCAAGGAGACGTAATATAATCACAATGATAACTGAATCTTTTCCAACTAAATGGTTGTACAGGAACCAGTTATTCCAGGCTGCTTCCTTCGTGCCAAGGCCATTGGACTTATGCCTATGATTGATCAGGCAAGGATGTAGATAGATACAAGCAATTTAAATTCATAAGCTATACAACTAATGCTAATTGTTTCTTTCCTCCAAAAGGGGGAGAAAGATGATAAGATCATTGCAGTTTGTGCTGACGATCCTGAATACCGTCACTACAATGATATTTCTGAGCTGCCTCCTCATAGACTTGCAGAGATCCGACGCTTTTTTGAAGACTGTATCCTATCTAATAAGATGCTTCATTGGTGTCATGTTCCTAAGaatcaattaattatctaaaaaaaaacaaaaatagaagACGACCTTTACCAAATTGTTCAGATAAAAAGAATGAGAATAAAGAGGTTGCCGTGGATGATTTCTTGCCTGCGAAGAGCGCTCGTGAAGCCATCCAGCACTCAATGTGAGTTACCCTCCATTCTTTGCTCAAGTTGCAAACTACAAAATAAATTGCATCTGTAATGATATCAATGTAGAAAATCTGATAGTATCAATTGTGTAATTGTTCAGGGATCTCTATGCTGAATACATCTTGCAAACCCTGAGGCGATGAATTAAATGAAAGCCAACAATATGAGTCGCAACAAAGATATTGCAACACTATTTATTATTCAGAAGTTTATGATGTATTTTGTTTTTATCATTTCACTTGTAGCATGACTGGATTGTTAATTGAAGCATTGCAAAGAATTGCAGCAGTCTGTCACTTGTCAGCAACAGATAGTAAATTACTGAGATGAAAATGGCATGAACAAACTAAAACTGGACAAACTGCAATACATCGATTAGCATTAATATTATCCCCAACGTACACATGTCGAAACAAACACCATAGGGCTAAAACTAAATCAACCACGAAGTCGACCCTCCCAGACACAAAGATCGAACGGCTCTTAAGCCCTCTCGCCACGGATCCTACGGGCGAGTTGGATGTCCTTGGGCATGATGGTAACCCTCTTGGCGTGGATCGCGCAGAGGTTGGTGTCCTCGAAGAGTCCGACCAAGTAGGCCTCCGCGGCCTCCTGCAGGGCAGCGACGGCGGAGCTCTGGAAACGGAGATCGGTCTTGAAGTCCTGTGCGATCTCGCGCACCAGGCGCTGGAACGGCAGCTTCCGGATCAGCAACTCCGTGCTCTTCTGGTACTTGCGGATCTCCCTCAGCGCCACCGTGCCCGGACGGAATCGGTGGGGCTTCTTCACGCCGCCGGTCGCGGGGGCCGACTTCCTTGCCGCCTTCGTCGCCAACTGCTTCCTCGGCGCCTTGCCGCCGGTAGACTTCCGCGCCGTCTGCTTCGTCCTGGCCATTGCACGtctgagaaagagagagagagaataggGTTTGGAGATCGAGAAAGCTGGATGCGAATAATAGGGTGAACCGACGGGTGGTTTAAATAGGAAAGTAAGGTAAGGCGCGGATTGGCTATTTCAGAGAGTTTGAGCGGGACGGGGGATAGTAATTGTCAACCATTGGATCGGCTCAAATCGAACGGTAAATAATATCAGAGCACGCGGCTCGCGATCCGCTGCACTTATTTTATCCAATGCGTGATTGCCACGTAGATAGGCTATTTTAGAGCTCGATGAGCCATCTTGATATCGTTTAAAAACTTTACCAATTTATATCAcccaaaattttgattttaaaaactaaatttgaaaATCAACTCGCAATTAAATTATTTATCGTAATATTTTTTGCCAGAGATATCCAGAAACTTACATCGTTTAAAATGTTTAACTTGTATGGGGCAAATTGATTTTCATCATTGTTCCGGTTCGAAAACGTGAAGTTGAAAACCTGAAGGAATGACGGTTCTATTAATTGGATGAGGATCTCACTTTTTTatgtaaatcaaaattaaatttaaaaaatgatctCTGATGTTGATGCTTCAACGTTCAAATtagaaatagaagagaaaataaaaatactatGGATCgagatcaattttatcttttataaatattatattcttttatatatattttagtaatccttgatatattcatatttaatgatattaattacatACAGAATATATCTTTAATGATAAATTGAGTGATATTGtttattttctcttctctttACTAGTTAtcatctttttttattattatattggtTCATTACATTGTCAAATGACATATCCTCAGTCAAACGGGTGGCCCGCTCAATTGAATTTTCTGTCGATCGGGTTAATCAAATGTTGTTTCATCCGGGCGGCTGATTGGATAATGATTCTTCTGATCGGTCGATGTAGCCCCCTCTCATTCAGGGGATACGGTTGAAACTCTGAGTTCTGACATTGATCGTTTTAACTTTGACCTCTATCGTAATTATTAATTTGTACTAAGTGGATTCCGCCGCATCAAacattattaatatttaaatattttaactaaaatttaataaAGTCATTAAGGAGATTCGGAATcttgttttatatttttaattatttcccACGCAAATTGATTTATTAATCAGTTTTGCCAAATGAACTTGCACTTATTTTTCAAACGGATCATATCCGAAAGAGAAGATGATAAATTAAGAaagataattttgatattgatttAATGAAAATTTTTTACTATCCAGAAAATAACTCTGAATCATTCCGGCGTGTCAAAACATAGCGTTAGCATTCGGACTAAGGAAGAGATCTTCGGCGTAAGTACTTCGATGTTTAAGTCCCTGATCTAATCAATTAGAGCAAACAATAGTATGAATGAACAATGAATATAAGCGTATGTAATCGAGTAGTATTGTATACCTATGTCGataataaagatattttta includes these proteins:
- the LOC122053084 gene encoding soluble inorganic pyrophosphatase PPA1-like, translating into MGTQNGTNGTQRSLIPQLNQRILSSLSKRSVAAHPWHDLEIGPAAPAIFNVVVEISKGSKVKYELDKKTGLITVDRVLYSSVVYPQNYGFVPRTLCEDNDPIDVLVLMQEPVIPGCFLRAKAIGLMPMIDQGEKDDKIIAVCADDPEYRHYNDISELPPHRLAEIRRFFEDYKKNENKEVAVDDFLPAKSAREAIQHSMDLYAEYILQTLRR
- the LOC122053085 gene encoding histone H3.2, producing the protein MARTKQTARKSTGGKAPRKQLATKAARKSAPATGGVKKPHRFRPGTVALREIRKYQKSTELLIRKLPFQRLVREIAQDFKTDLRFQSSAVAALQEAAEAYLVGLFEDTNLCAIHAKRVTIMPKDIQLARRIRGERA